A stretch of the Chanos chanos chromosome 1, fChaCha1.1, whole genome shotgun sequence genome encodes the following:
- the LOC115804457 gene encoding 5'-nucleotidase-like: protein MAEGFSRETASHELRESQESVLTILHFNDVYEIESRHEEPVGGAARFATAVKEFHYLNPFVVFSGDCLNPSLLSMITRGKHMVDILNQLGVHCAVIGNHEFDFGVDVLEELTPQMNFPWLLSNVYDRFTSQMLGHGVENTIVTWNGLKIGLMGLVEEEWLDTLGTVNKTNIQYVDYVSTADRLSEQLRAKGAELVIALTHMRWCNDIRLASESKGLDLILGGHDHEYGVLEVNGIVIVKSGSEFRYLSKVDVVLNADMTYGFSVQKISICSRFEEDPGIKEIVHKYRNDAQFLQDEVLCHTDMELDGRFGTVRRRECSLGNLITNAMLEATHAEVAILNSGTLRSDRMHPAGKITMYDLMQILPLVDYVVTLEATGRTLYEGLENGVKNYPALDGRFPQVAGVQFGFDPKAQPGCRIVPETIRIQGQTLDMDKKYLVAMKEYLAKGKDGYTMFSNCKRVFDIENAQTLSTILINHFESGNIVKGLKTCKSGHRMGLIKVSCSPSVTAIEEDTAKVTDLGVTIVPRVEGRIFHLSKDSQSQTDS, encoded by the exons ATGGCTGAAGGTTTTTCTCGTGAAACTGCCTCTCACGAACTACGTGAAAGTCAGGAAAGTGTATTAACAATTTTGCATTTCAATGATGTATATGAGATCGAGTCTAGACACGAGGAACCCGTCGGTGGTGCAGCGAG GTTTGCTACAGCTGTCAAAGAATTCCATTATCTGAATCCATTTGTAGTTTTCAGTGGTGACTGTTTGAATCCTTCATTGTTGAGCATGATTACAAGAGGAAAGCATATGGTGGATATTCTTAACCAGCTGGGGGTGCATTGTGCAGTAATTG GTAATCATGAATTTGATTTTGGGGTAGACGTCCTCGAAGAGCTGACACCGCAAATGAACTTCCCCTGGTTACTTAGCAATGTTTACGACAGGTTCACCTCACAGATGCTTGGTCACGGCGTTGAGAACACTATTGTCACATGGAACGGCCTGAAAATTGGTCTCATGGGCCTGGTTGAGGAGGAGTGGTTGGACACACTGGGAACAGTGAACAAGACAAACATCCAGTACGTGGATTATGTCTCTACCGCCGACCGTCTCTCAGAGCAGCTGAGAGCCAAAGGGGCAGAACTGGTCATAGCTCTAACTCACATGAGGTGGTGTAACGACATTAGGTTGGCCTCTGAATCCAAAGGTTTGGATCTTATCCTTGGAGGACATGACCATGAGTATGGAGTTCTCGAGGTGAACGGAATCGTCATTGTGAAAAGCGGGTCCGAGTTCAGATATTTGTCAAAAGTGGACGTGGTGTTGAACGCCGACATGACCTACGGTTTCAGCGTTCAGAAGATCTCCATCTGTAGTCGTTTTGAAGAAGACCCGGGCATTAAAGAGATTGTACACAAGTACAGGAACGATGCTCAG ttTTTGCAAGATGAAGTGTTGTGCCACACGGATATGGAGCTGGATGGGCGGTTTGGCACAGTGAGACGCAGAGAGTGTAGTCTGGGAAATCTAATCACCAATGCCATGTTGGAAGCCACCCATGCTGAGGTGGCAATCTTGAACTCAG GCACTTTGCGTTCAGACCGCATGCACCCAGCAGGCAAGATAACTATGTATGACCTCATGCAAATCCTGCCTCTCGTGGACTACGTGGTCACGTTAGAGGCCACCGGCCGAACGCTTTACGAGGGGCTTGAAAACGGAGTCAAGAACTATCCTGCCTTGGATGGAAG GTTCCCCCAGGTTGCTGGTGTACAGTTTGGCTTTGATCCCAAAGCGCAGCCTGGCTGTCGGATTGTTCCAGAAACTATTAGGATTCAAGGTCAAACTCTAGATATGGACAAAAAGTATTTAGTTGCCATGAAGGAATATCTTGCCAAG GGTAAAGATGGCTACACCATGTTCTCAAACTGTAAGCGGGTGTTTGACATTGAGAATGCTCAGACTCTATCCACCATTCTCATCAACCATTTTGAGTCAGGCAATATTGTCAAAGGCCTGAAAACCTGTAAGTCAGGCCACAGAATGGGCCTCATCAAAGTCTCCTGCAGTCCTTCCGTTACAG ctATTGAGGAGGATACAGCTAAAGTGACTGATCTAGGAGTGACTATTGTGCCTAGGGTGGAAGGCAGGATTTTCCATCTGTCCAaagacagccaatcacagacggACTCTTAA